A window of Pedobacter lusitanus contains these coding sequences:
- a CDS encoding addiction module protein — protein sequence MIAVELSFRQLIDAVKQLSPAEKLELNEVIWAEDITIPIEHQNIVNERISEYKANPEILLDWDVASKNLKS from the coding sequence ATGATCGCTGTAGAATTATCATTTAGACAACTAATAGATGCGGTGAAACAACTATCACCTGCTGAAAAACTGGAACTCAATGAGGTAATCTGGGCTGAAGATATAACGATTCCAATAGAGCACCAGAATATAGTAAATGAACGGATTTCCGAGTACAAGGCCAATCCCGAAATTTTACTGGACTGGGATGTTGCATCAAAAAATCTCAAATCATAA
- the radC gene encoding RadC family protein — translation MVKYEQKLGIKSLALADRPREKLMFNDRRHLSDAELIAILIRSGNKTETCVEVGQRILLNYNHDLDILGRTSVQDLTLFKGIGEAKAISIIAALELGRRRRELAPVKLTQIHSSIDAFDLLRPMLADLDHEELWMLILNKANCVIGKHMISTGGQASTTVDPKIIFEKAITMKAAYIILAHNHPSGNCQPSREDIAVTKKLVEAGMLLDTPILDHLIITNTKFCSMADQEII, via the coding sequence ATGGTAAAATATGAACAAAAACTGGGTATTAAATCTTTAGCACTGGCCGATCGGCCACGTGAAAAACTAATGTTTAATGATAGAAGACATTTGTCTGATGCGGAATTGATTGCAATCCTGATCCGTTCTGGGAATAAAACTGAAACATGTGTTGAGGTTGGGCAACGTATTCTTTTAAACTATAATCATGATCTTGATATATTAGGGAGAACATCTGTACAAGATCTGACACTGTTTAAAGGAATAGGGGAAGCTAAAGCGATATCGATTATTGCAGCACTGGAACTTGGCCGTCGCAGAAGAGAGCTGGCACCTGTAAAGTTAACACAAATACATTCTTCAATTGATGCGTTTGATTTGCTCCGGCCTATGCTTGCAGACCTTGATCATGAAGAGTTATGGATGCTGATTCTAAACAAAGCCAATTGTGTGATTGGTAAACATATGATTAGTACGGGAGGACAGGCCAGCACCACTGTTGATCCTAAAATCATCTTTGAAAAGGCAATTACAATGAAAGCTGCCTATATCATCCTTGCACATAACCATCCTTCAGGTAATTGTCAGCCCAGCAGAGAAGATATTGCTGTTACCAAAAAACTGGTGGAAGCAGGAATGTTACTGGATACGCCGATACTCGATCATCTCATTATTACGAATACCAAATTCTGCAGTATGGCCGATCAGGAAATTATTTAA
- the pheT gene encoding phenylalanine--tRNA ligase subunit beta: MKISYNWLKQFVQTDLNPQELSLILTNIGLEVESLEKVQPVVGGLEGLVIGHVLTCVPHPNADKLRVTTVNVGAAEAIQVVCGAPNVAAGQKVVVATVGTTVYPNEGEPFKINKSKIRGEVSEGMICAEDEIGLGGSHAGIMVLAEDAVAGQPAKDYFKMEDDYLFEIGLTPNRADAASHLGVARDLAAYLKIVLKMPEISSFKTANENLTIAVEVADTVACPRYSSVSISGVTVKSSPDWLQDKLKVIGIRPINNIVDITNYVLHGLGQPLHAFDADQLAGKKIIVQKVAEGTPFVTLDGIERKLSAEDLMICDAEKPVTIAGVYGGKNSGVSAETKNIFLESAYFNAVSVRKTAKRHTLKTDASFRYERGTDPEMTVTALKYAALLIQELAGGEISSVVSDLYPQPVAPFDVEVTYKNITRLIGAEIPDQEIRDIITSLGITVAAETAEGLSLKVPTFKVDVTRECDITEEVLRIYGYNNIEIPTKVNASLTFAAKPDREQTQHVIADMLTANGYLEIWCNSLTKGAYSKNTDEVVRILNPLSSDLNVMRQSLLMPALESVAYNQNRKSGDVKFYEFGKTYHLINEKYVERPRLMLVLSGADYAEQWNQKPAPVSFYSLKAAVDAIIGRLGITNYQTEEVSDENFAFGLKYFRGPQTIVTFGAVTAADKKLTDVDKDVYYADFDWALLLDIVRKNKIISKEIPKFPAVRRDLSMLVDTDVTFDALKTIAFKTEKKLLKNVQIFDVYVGDKLPENKKSYALNFTLQDDQQTLTDKQIDAVMQKIIANLAQTAKAEIRK; encoded by the coding sequence ATGAAGATATCATATAACTGGCTTAAACAATTCGTACAAACTGACCTTAACCCACAGGAGCTTTCATTGATACTGACCAATATTGGTCTGGAGGTAGAAAGCCTTGAAAAAGTACAGCCGGTGGTAGGCGGTCTGGAAGGATTAGTGATAGGTCATGTGCTTACATGCGTTCCACACCCTAATGCAGACAAGCTGAGGGTTACTACGGTAAATGTTGGAGCAGCGGAAGCCATACAGGTTGTATGTGGTGCACCAAACGTAGCAGCAGGACAAAAAGTTGTTGTGGCTACTGTTGGTACTACTGTTTATCCGAATGAAGGTGAACCTTTTAAAATCAATAAATCAAAAATCAGAGGTGAGGTTTCTGAAGGAATGATTTGTGCAGAAGATGAAATTGGTCTGGGAGGTTCTCATGCAGGTATAATGGTACTGGCAGAGGATGCTGTCGCAGGACAGCCGGCTAAAGACTATTTCAAAATGGAAGATGATTATCTGTTTGAAATTGGATTAACGCCAAACAGAGCTGATGCAGCTTCGCACTTGGGTGTTGCGAGAGATCTGGCGGCCTATCTCAAGATTGTTTTAAAAATGCCGGAGATCAGCTCTTTTAAAACAGCTAATGAAAATCTAACTATTGCAGTTGAAGTAGCAGATACAGTTGCCTGCCCAAGATATAGCAGTGTATCAATTAGCGGGGTAACAGTTAAATCTTCTCCGGACTGGTTACAGGATAAATTAAAGGTAATTGGTATCCGTCCGATTAATAATATAGTTGACATTACCAATTATGTACTTCACGGTTTAGGTCAGCCGTTACATGCTTTTGATGCAGATCAGCTGGCAGGTAAAAAAATCATTGTGCAGAAGGTTGCTGAGGGTACTCCGTTTGTTACTTTGGATGGTATTGAACGCAAACTGTCCGCAGAAGATCTGATGATCTGTGATGCAGAAAAACCAGTGACTATTGCGGGTGTTTACGGAGGTAAGAATTCGGGTGTGAGTGCTGAAACTAAAAATATCTTTTTAGAAAGCGCTTACTTCAATGCCGTGTCTGTACGTAAGACGGCAAAAAGACATACTTTGAAAACTGATGCTTCTTTCAGATATGAGCGTGGTACCGATCCTGAAATGACAGTTACTGCTTTAAAATATGCTGCTTTATTGATTCAGGAACTGGCAGGAGGAGAAATTTCTTCTGTGGTTTCAGATCTATATCCTCAGCCGGTTGCTCCTTTTGATGTAGAAGTAACCTATAAAAATATTACCAGGCTGATTGGTGCAGAAATTCCTGATCAGGAAATCAGAGACATTATTACTTCACTGGGAATAACTGTTGCAGCTGAAACAGCTGAAGGTTTATCTTTAAAGGTTCCGACTTTTAAAGTGGATGTTACCCGTGAATGTGATATTACTGAAGAGGTGTTAAGGATTTATGGCTATAATAATATTGAAATTCCGACTAAGGTGAATGCTTCACTTACCTTTGCCGCCAAACCAGACAGAGAGCAGACCCAGCATGTGATTGCTGATATGTTAACTGCCAATGGTTATCTTGAAATCTGGTGTAATTCACTGACTAAAGGAGCTTATTCTAAAAATACAGATGAAGTGGTGCGGATCTTAAATCCTTTAAGTTCAGATCTGAATGTGATGCGTCAGAGTTTACTGATGCCGGCACTGGAAAGTGTTGCTTATAATCAGAACAGAAAAAGTGGTGATGTGAAGTTTTACGAGTTTGGCAAAACTTATCATTTGATAAATGAAAAATATGTTGAACGCCCAAGATTAATGCTGGTACTTTCTGGTGCTGATTATGCAGAACAGTGGAATCAAAAACCTGCTCCGGTAAGTTTTTATAGCTTAAAGGCTGCGGTTGATGCAATTATCGGCAGATTGGGAATCACCAATTACCAGACAGAAGAAGTGAGTGATGAAAACTTCGCTTTTGGATTGAAATATTTCAGAGGGCCGCAGACTATTGTAACCTTTGGTGCGGTAACAGCAGCAGATAAAAAACTGACTGATGTGGATAAGGATGTTTATTATGCAGATTTTGACTGGGCTTTATTGCTGGATATCGTTAGAAAGAATAAGATTATCAGTAAAGAGATTCCTAAGTTTCCTGCAGTGAGAAGAGATCTTTCCATGCTGGTAGATACTGACGTAACTTTTGATGCTTTGAAGACCATAGCATTTAAAACAGAGAAGAAATTACTGAAAAATGTACAGATCTTTGATGTCTATGTAGGTGATAAATTACCTGAAAACAAGAAGTCTTATGCATTGAACTTTACTTTGCAGGATGACCAGCAGACTTTGACTGACAAGCAGATTGATGCAGTTATGCAAAAGATTATCGCTAACTTAGCCCAAACTGCCAAAGCAGAGATAAGAAAGTAA
- the rpsT gene encoding 30S ribosomal protein S20 produces the protein MANHKSSLKRIRANATKRLRNRYQAKTTRTFVKRLRASVDKKSGQELLPKVISMLDRLAKKNVIHKNKAANNKSKLTKFVNGLK, from the coding sequence ATGGCAAATCATAAATCATCTTTAAAAAGAATCAGAGCAAACGCTACTAAACGTTTACGTAATAGATACCAAGCAAAAACTACTCGTACTTTTGTTAAAAGATTACGTGCATCTGTAGATAAAAAATCAGGTCAGGAGTTATTGCCTAAAGTGATTTCTATGTTAGATCGTTTAGCTAAGAAAAATGTTATTCACAAAAATAAAGCTGCAAACAACAAATCTAAGTTAACTAAATTTGTTAACGGCTTAAAATAG